The genomic interval CCGTCGGCCCCGATCTCGTCGCACCACTCCTTGGAGCAGGGTGCTCCTCCGAAGATTGCCTTGTAGGGTGCCTCCATCTCTTTGATGGTCTCAACGAGCTCTCTCTGGGATTCCAGAGTGGTGGTCATGAGTGCGGATCCTCCGCAGACCTGAGCGTTGTTCTCCTCTGCTGCATCCATGAAGTCCATTGCGGATGCGTC from Thermoplasmata archaeon carries:
- a CDS encoding dimethylamine methyltransferase translates to DASAMDFMDAAEENNAQVCGGSALMTTTLESQRELVETIKEMEAPYKAIFGGAPCSKEWCDEIGADGYSETANEIITLVDQLTGN